Within the Micromonospora sp. R77 genome, the region GGCGACCGGCGCGCGGCCGGCGCACCGCAGGACGGGGTGCGGCACGACATGAGCGTCTGGGTCCGCCTCGCCGACGACCCGCCCGGCCCGGTGGCGCGGCTCCTGCCCGACCTGCCCGCCGGCCGGCTCACCGACGGCGTGGTGACCCTGCGCCGGCTCGCCCCGGACGACGCGGACGCCCTGTACCGGTTGCACACCCTGCCGGAGGTGGTGGCCAACCGGGTGCCACCGGCGCCACCGACCCGGGACTGGGCCGAGCGACGCTGTCACCTGGCGGAGCACCACTGGCTGGCCGGCCGCGCTGCCGACCTCGCGGTGCTGGACGCGACGACCGGCGGGTTCGCCGGCGGCTGCGCCCTGTTCTACGACGAGCCGTCGACCGGCCAGGCCATGCTCGGCTACAGCCTGCTCCCCGAGGCGCGCGGGCGGGGCTTCGCCAGCCGGGCGGTACGGCTCGTCACCGACTGGGCGTTCGACATCGGGCTGGCCCGGCTCTGGGCCGGCACCCGGGAGGAGAACGTGGCCTCCCGGCGGGTCTTGGAGAAGGCCGGCTTCCGGCGGGAGGGGCTGCTGCGCGGCCGGCTCCCCGGCCCGGACGGCACCCGCGTCGACTCGGTGCTGCACGCCGTGCTCGCCACGGACCGCCCGGCGGGTCCGGCGCGTTAACAGGGGGCCCCTGCTCTACCGCAGGCGTTAACAGGGGGCCCTTCCTTGCAGGTGGACACGGCCGGGGCGGCTGCGCCGCCCCGGCCCCGCGCCGC harbors:
- a CDS encoding GNAT family N-acetyltransferase — translated: GDRRAAGAPQDGVRHDMSVWVRLADDPPGPVARLLPDLPAGRLTDGVVTLRRLAPDDADALYRLHTLPEVVANRVPPAPPTRDWAERRCHLAEHHWLAGRAADLAVLDATTGGFAGGCALFYDEPSTGQAMLGYSLLPEARGRGFASRAVRLVTDWAFDIGLARLWAGTREENVASRRVLEKAGFRREGLLRGRLPGPDGTRVDSVLHAVLATDRPAGPAR